The genomic segment AAAAGAAGTTCCTGAAAAACGTCCTAAAAAGAACGATACCGAATTCAATGCGATTATTGATTCACTAAAAGAATTAGCAGTTAAGATTATACAAGAAAGCCCTAATTTACCTAGCGAAGCGACTTTTGCTATTAAGAATATTGAAAGCAAATCGTTTTTGGTCAATTTTGTTTCATCCAATATGAACCTTTCGGTAAAAGAGAAACAAGATTTATTAAAAATCAATGATCTTAAAGACCGTGCTTTAGAAACTTTACGTTTTATGAACGTAGAGTTGCAAAAATTGGAATTGAAAAATGACATTCAGTCTAAAGTGCGTTTTGATTTAGACCAACAACAACGTGAATATTTTCTTCACCAACAAATGAAAACCATTCAAGAAGAATTGGGTGGTGTTTCGCATGAAGAGGAGTTTGACGAAATGAGTCAGCGCGCAAAAACTAAAAAATGGGACGAAACAACGCAAAAGCACTTTGAAAAAGAATTGTCAAAATTGCGTAGAATGAATCCGCAAGCGCCTGACTTTAGTATCCAAAGAAACTATTTGGATTTGTTTTTGGATTTGCCTTGGAATGAGTTTTCCGAAGATAATTTCGATTTAAAACGCGCGCAAAAAATTCTGGATCGCGATCACTTTGGTCTAGAAGAAGTAAAGAAAAGAATGATTGAACATTTGGCAGTGTTGAAATTGCGAAATGATATGAAGTCTCCCATTATATGTTTAACAGGACCTCCAGGTGTAGGTAAAACTTCCATTGGACGTTCTATTGCTGAGGCGTTGGGTAGAAAATATGTTCGAATTTCTTTAGGCGGATTGCGTGATGAGGCTGAAATTAGAGGGCATAGAAAAACATACATTGGGGCTTTGCCTGGTCGAATTATTCAAAGTTTGAAAAAAGCGGGAACCTCTAATCCAGTTTTTGTTTTGGACGAAATAGATAAGCTTTCCAATAGCCATAGTGGAGATCCTTCTTCTGCCTTGTTAGAAGTTTTGGATCCTGAGCAAAACAATTCATTTTACGATAATTTCCTTGAAATGGGATACGATTTATCTAAAGTAATGTTTATAGCTACTTCTAATAATATGGCTACCATTCAACCTGCTTTACGAGACAGAATGGAAGTGATTAAAATGTCGGGATACACTATTGAAGAGAAAGTAGAAATTGCTCGTCAGCATTTGTTTCCAAGACAATTGAGAGAACACGGACTGACTTCGAAAGAGTTGACAATTGGAAAAAAACAATTAGAAAAAATTGTAGAGGGTTATACGCGTGAGTCTGGTGTTCGTGGTTTAGAAAATAAATTAGCACAAGTGATCCGAAATGCAGCAAAATCTGTTGCAATGGAGGAGGAGTACAATAAAAAAGTAACTGATGAAGACATTTTAAAAGTATTAGGAGTTCCAAGATTGGAAAGAGACAAATACGAAAGTAATGATGTAGCAGGAGTGGTTACAGGATTAGCTTGGACAAGTGTTGGTGGCGATATTTTATTTATCGAATCCTTACTTTCTCCAGGAAAAGGAACCATGACTATTACTGGAAATTTAGGTACAGTAATGAAGGAATCAGCTACAATTGCTTTGGAATTTATTAAAGCCAATGCGCAAGCCTTAGGACTTAATTCGGATATTCTAAATAAATTCAATATTCATTTGCACGTTCCAGAAGGAGCTACCCCAAAAGACGGGCCAAGTGCCGGAATTGCAATGTTAACTTCTTTAGTTTCCTTATTTTCTCAAAAAAGGGTTAAGAAAAATTTAGCTATGACAGGAGAAATAACATTAAGAGGAAAGGTATTGCCTGTGGGCGGAATAAAAGAGAAAATATTAGCTGCAAAAAGAGCGAATATTAAGGAAATTATTTTGTGTCACGAAAACAAAAGGGATATAGACGAAATCAAACCGGAATATCTGGATGGTCTTACTTTTCATTATGTGAAGGAGATGAGCGAAGTATTGCAAATAGCAATAACCGATCAGAAAGTTAAAAACGCTAAAAAATTAGATTAAAACTATTCTTTTCAAAATAAACAATTCCAAATTTCAAACTGATTATTTTTCAGTTTTGGAGTTTGGAATTTTTCATTTATTGTATTTATAATTTTATCTTCGCAACGCAAGATTTTAATAGCAACATAAATTTACCATTTTGACTAAAAAAATAACAATAGCGATTGACGGATTTTCATCTACTGGAAAAAGTACTTTGGCAAAGCAACTGGCAAAGCACTTAGGTTATATCTATGTAGATACAGGAGCAATGTACCGAGCCGTAGCATTTTTTGCTATGCAAAATAATTTAATTTCATCTGATTCTTTTAATAAGGTGGAGTTAGTTAATCAATTAAAAGACATAATTTTAGAATTTAAATTTAATACGGATTTAGGTTTTGCAGAAATGTACTTGAATGGAGACAATGTAGAAAAAGCTATCCGTACAATTGAAGTTTCTGGTTTTGTAAGTAAAGTGGCCGAAGTATCTGAGGTTCGCGCTAAATTAGTGGAACAGCAGCAAGAAATGGGAAAAAACAAAGCGATTGTTATGGATGGTCGAGATATTGGTACGGTTGTATTTCCAGATGCTGAATTAAAAGTATTTATGACTGCAAGTGCCAGTACCCGTGCACAACGTCGCTATGATGAATTACTGCAAAAAGGTGATGTAGTGACTTACGAAGAAGTATTAAAAAACGTCGAAGAACGCGACTATATTGACACACATCGCGAGGATTCTCCATTAGTAATGGCTTCAGATGCTGTAGAAATCGATAATTCGTATTTAAATAGAGAAGAACAGTTTCAAGCTGTTTTGGATTTAGTAAACAACATAATTAAAGAAGATTAATTTTTTGCGTATTTCTTTTTTAATATTAGATTTACAAACTATTTACCACAAAAACATAAATCAATTATGAGTATAAAATTTAGATTGACGGTCATGAGCTTTTTACAGTTCTTTGTTTGGGGAGCTTGGTTGATCACAATTGGAACCTATTGTTTTAATGCTAAAGGTTGGACAGGTGCTGAGTTTGGAGCTATTTTTTCTACTCTAGGGCTTTCTTCTTTATTTATGCCTGCCATAACCGGAATTATTGCTGACAAATGGTTGAATGCCGAAAAATTATATGGGATTCTTCATATTTTGTATGGAATTATATTGATTTATGTGCCAAAAGTAGATGATCCCAATGTATTATATTATGTGATTTTCGGAGCTATGATTTGTTACATGCCGACGATTTCGTTGTCTAATTCAATAGCATATACCATACTTAAAAATAATAAATATGACGTGGTAAAAGTTTTTCCACCTATTCGTGTTTGGGGAACTATTGGTTTTATTGCTGCGATGTGGTTAACCAATATTTTTAGTTCGCCAAATCCACCAAGTTTCATTCATGATTTTGGATTGAGTGTCGGTAATGGAATCGCTAGTTTATTAGACAGTCCGGTTACGGCAAATCAATTTTATTTTGCTGCATTTTTCGCAATTGTATTAGGGATTTATTCATTCACTTTGCCCCAATGTCCACCACAACGATTGATTTCAAAAGACGCTTCTTTTACAGAGCAATTAGGATTAAATGCATTTAAATTATTTTCTAATTCAAAAATGGCTTTATTCTTATTGTTTTCTATGTTTTTAGGTGCTGCTTTGCAATTAACTAATATGTATGGTGATGCTTATCTCAATGATTTTAAAAACTTTCCAGAATACAAAGATTCAATTGTAGTTAGTTCTTCAACCATTATCATGTCAATTTCTCAAATTTCTGAAACGGTGTTTATTTTGGCAATTCCATTTTTCTTAAAACGATTTGGAATTAAACAAGTTATGTTGTTTTCAATGATTGCTTGGGTTTTGCGGTTTGGGTTGTTTGCATACGGAGATCCGGCTGAAGGACTTTGGATGATCATTGTATCTTGTATAGTATACGGAATGGCATTTGATTTTTTCAATATTTCAGGTTCATTATTTGTAGAAACTACAACTGATTCTTCAATTCGATCTTCTGCACAAGGCTTATTTATGATGATGACCAATGGTGTAGGTGCTTTTTTAGGAAGTTATGTAAGTGGTTTAGTGATTGACAATTATTATACTCAAAACGGAATTAAAGATTGGCATAACATCTGGATTGCTTTTTCTATTTATTCTTTAATTATTGGTTTAACATTTGCTATTTTCTTTAAACACAAACACAATCCAGCTGAACTAGAACAAGTAGAACATTAAACGTTAAGTTTCTAGATAGTATATAAACCAAGATTTATTCTTGTTTTTTTTATGCTTATTTACCAAATTAGTAAGATGGTTTTGATACAATTATTAGTTAAATGCTATTTGTTCTGATTGTCAGTGAATTAATGATTTGTTTTCTATTAAAATAAATTTGATAATTGTATAAAGTTGTATTACCTTTGCCCACCTTTAGGTGAATAAGGATTTCCTCTAGGTATCAATTAATTATACAAACAACTTCTGTTGTTTTCTTTCGCTTTCAGAAATCCGAGAAAATACAGAATACAAATTTTTAATCAGCATGTCTGAACAATTAAAATCACAAGAAGAGTTTTTAGCAAATTTTAACTGGCATAACTTCCAAGAAGGAATTGATGCAGTAGATGAGAAAAACTTACAAGAATTCGAAGCACTAGTTTCAAAAACTTTCATCGCTACAGATCAAGAAGAAGTAGTAGAAGGTGTAGTTGTTAGAATTACAGATAGAGACGTTATCGTTGATATCAATGCAAAATCGGAAGGTGTTATTTCTTTAAACGAATTCCGTTACAATCCAAACTTAAAAGTAGGTGACAAAGTAGAAGTATTAATTGACATCCGTGAGGATAAAACAGGTCAATTAGTATTATCACATAGAAAAGCACGTACTATCAAATCTTGGGACAGAGTTATTTCTGCAAACGAAACTGGTGAAATCGTTACTGGTTTTGTTAAATGTAGAACTAAAGGTGGTATGATCGTTGACGTTTTCGGAATCGAAGCTTTCTTACCAGGTTCACAAATTGATGTGAAACCAATCCGTGATTATGATGTTTACGTTAACAAAAACATGGAATTTAAAGTAGTTAAAATTAACCACGAATTCAAAAATGTTGTTGTATCTCACAAAGCGCTTATCGAAGCGGATATTGAGGTTCAGAAAAAAGAAATCATTGGTCAATTACAAAAAGGACAAGTATTAGAAGGTGTTGTTAAAAACATTACTTCTTATGGTGTGTTTATTGACTTAGGTGGTGTTGATGGATTAATCCACATTACTGACCTTTCTTGGTCAAGAATCAATCACCCAAGTGAAGTGCTTGAATTAGATCAAAAATTAAATGTTGTAATCCTTGATTTCGATGATGAGAAAACAAGAATTCAATTAGGATTGAAACAATTAAACGCTCACCCATGGGATGCTTTAGATGCTAACTTAGCTGTTGGAGATAAAGTAAAAGGTAAAGTAGTTGTAATCGCTGATTACGGTGCATTTATCGAAGTTGCTGAAGGTGTTGAAGGTTTAATCCACGTTTCTGAAATGTCTTGGTCAACTCACTTACGTTCTGCTCAAGATTTCGTAAAAGTGGGTGATATCGTAGAAGGAGTTATCTTAACTTTAGATAGAGACGATCGTAAGATGTCTTTAGGTATCAAACAATTGACACAAGATCCATGGACTGACATTACTTCTAAATACCCAGTAGGTTCTAAACATTCTGGTACAGTTAGAAACTTTACAAATTTTGGTATTTTCGTAGAATTAGAAGAAGGAATCGACGGATTAATTTACATCTCTGATCTTTCTTGGACTAAGAAAATCAAACATCCATCTGAATTTGTAAATGTTGGTGAAAAATTAGACGTAGTAGTATTAGAATTAGATGTTGACGGACGTAAATTATCTTTAGGTCACAAACAAACTACTGCTAATCCTTGGGATCAATACGAAGATTCATTCGCTGTTGGAACTATCCACAATGGAGCGATTGCTGAAATCGTTGACAAAGGAGCTACTGTAGAATTTGGTGATGATATCGTTGCTTTCATTCCTACTCGTCACTTAGAAAAAGAAGACGGTAAGAAATTGAAAAAAGGAGAAACTGCTGATTTCAAAGTAATTGAGTTCAATAAAGAATTCAAAAGAGTAGTTGCTTCTCATACTGCTATCTTCCGTGAAGAAGAAGAAAAAAATGTGAGAACAGTTTCTGAAAATACTTCATCTGCATCAACTAACAATGCACCTGCTGCAACTTTAGGAGATAACAATGATGTATTAGCTGCTTTAAAAGCTAAAATGGAAAAAACAGAGAAAAAATAATTCTTACGTTTTTATAAAGTAAAGCCTCACAGTAATGTGAGGCTTTTTTTGTTGGCAACATTAAATTTAAAAGTCTACAAATAAAAAACCCTACATCATTTAAAGATGTAGGGTTTTTAGAATCTATTCGATTAAAGTTTATCTCAAAACTGCACCAAGTTCAGTTTCAAAATTCTTCTGTAATTTGTTCATGATTTTATCAATCTGTTCATCAGTCAAAGTTTTAGAGTTGTCCTGAAGAATAAAACTTAAAGCGTACGACTTTTTCCCTTCTGACAAATTATCACCTTGGTACACATCAAATAAATCAATATTTTTTAATACCTCTTTTTCTGTTTGTTTGGCAATCTTATAAATACTTTCATAAGTTACCCCATTGTCAATTAGCAATGCTAAATCTCTTCTAACTTCAGGATACTTTGGAATTTCAGAAAATTTAATCTTATTCGAAATTAATTTTAAAATAGTAGCCCAGTTAAAATCGGCATAAAAAACCTCCTGTTTGATACCAAACGATTTTAGAATTGATTTCTTCACAACACCAATTTCAACGACTGCATCTCTTCCTATACTTAGAGCAATTCCTTCTGAAAAAATATCAGAAGTTAAGGGTTGAATTTGTGTTTTCTGAATGCCTAATCGTTCTAAAACAGCATTGACATAACCTTTGAATAAGAAGAAATCTGTTGGTCTTTGACTAGTAGTCCATGATTCTTGATTTCTATTTCCCGTAAGGAAAAGAGTTAAATGCTTTATCTCTTCATAACCAGAAGGGTAGTTGTGGTAGGTTTTTCCGAATTCAAATAATTTTAAATCGGTATTTTTTCTATTGATATTGTATGAAATAGCTTCTAATCCAGAAAACAATAAGGACTGACGCATAGTTGCTAAATCACTACTTAGCGGATTTAACATGGTTACATTATGTTCCTCTTGTAACATTTCTGAAAGTTGAACATAATTGGCGGTAGTTAATGAGTTGGCCATCATTTCATGAAATCCTTGCGAATTCAATTGTGTTGCTACCACATTTTGTATTTTATAGTCTTCTGTTCTTGGAGAATTTGATACTGTAGCATTTACTTTATTAGAAAATTGGATGTTATTATACCCGTAAACTCTAAGTATTTCCTCAACTACATCAATTTCTCTTTGAACGTCAACTCTGTAAGCAGGAATAGTTAGTCCTAAACCTGAATCAGTAACGCTGTTTATTTTAATGTCTAAAGAAACTAAGATTTTTTTAATTATATCTTTAGGAATTTCTTGACCTATAATTTTAGCTACTTTATTAAAATTTAGAAAAACACTAAAATCTTCAATCTTTTTTGGATAAACATCAATCAAGTCGGAGGTTATTTCTCCACCTGCTACTTCTTGAATTAATAAGGCAGCACGTTTCAATGCATAATCTGTAATTGCGGGATCAATTCCTCTTTCAAAACGGAAAGAAGCATCAGTATTCAATTGATGTCTTTTAGCGGTTTTTCGAACGCTTACAGGATTAAAGTAGGCACTTTCTAAGAAAATAGACGTTGTGCTTTCTGACACACCCGATTCTTTTCCTCCAAAAACACCAGCAATACATAACGGACCATTTTCGTCACAAATCATGATATCTTCTTCGTGCAAACTTCTTTCTACATCGTCAAGAGTAGTAAATTTTGTTCCAGAAGCTAATGTCTTTACTATTATTTTGCCATTTATTTTATCTGCATCAAAGGCATGAAGAGGTTGTCCTAATTCATGTAAAACATAATTAGTAACGTCTACTATATTGTTTTTCGGATTTAATCCAATTGCTTTTAAACGATTTTGTAACCAAGTAGGAGATGGTTTTACAGTAATTCCTGAAATAGTCAAACCACAATATCTCGGAACTAATTTATTTTCTTTAACGTCAATATCAATTTTTAAGGTACGTTTATCAACTCTGAAATTGGTAACCGATGGTGTAATTAACTCAACATTAACGCCACTTTGTAACATTCCAGCACGTAGATCACGAGCGGTACCTAAATGACTCATTGCATCGGCACGATTGGGGGTTAATCCAATTTCGAAGACTTGGTCATTTTCAATTTTAAAAACTGTGGCTGCAGGCGTTCCTGGTTGTAAGGATTCGTCTAAAACCATAATTCCGTCATGACTGTTGCCAAGACCAATTTCGTCTTCAGCACAAATCATTCCGTGACTTTCTTGTCCACGAATTTTACCTTTCTTAATTGTAAATGATTCGCCTTCTTTATCGTATAAAATTGTACCAATAGTGGCAACCGGTACTTTTTGTCCAGCAGCAACATTAGATGCTCCACATACAATTTGAACAGGAGCTCCATCTCCTAAATCTACGGTAGTTATTTTTAGTCTATCAGCATCAGGATGAGGAATACAAGTTAGAACATGTCCAACTACTATTCCTTCTAGACCTCCTTTAACAGATTGGTACTTTTCTACCATTTCTACCTCCAAGCCTAAATCGGTAAGTAATGCAGCCGTTTCTTCGGATTGCCAATCTATTTTAATGAACTGTTTTAACCAGTTGTATGATATTTTCATTTTGAATTATTTACAAGAACGCAAATATAAGGATTGCTTGTTGGAGTAAGAAACAATTTTATGATTTTTCAGTAGTTAATATAACAAAAAAGTGTCTTAGTTACTTTTATTTAAAAAGGCAATCAAACCTTTAAAATAGGTTTTTTGATCATCGTAAAACGCCATATGACTTCCTTTTGAACAAAATAAATAGGTTCCGTTTTGAACTAATTTTGACATTGCTGACATGTGATTTGGATCCATTGTGTCGTATTTTGCTCCAATAACTAAGGTAGGAATGGTAATTTTTTTCAAATCGGATTTTCTATCCCATTTTTCTAATTTTCCAGAAATACCAAATTCACTTGGCCCTTGCATAGTCACATATAACGATTGATTCATTTTAGCAAAAGAACGATTTACCGGTTCTGGCCAATCTTTTGAAGGAAAACGAAGAATGTGTTTTTCATAGAAATTAGGAATTAATAATTCCATATAGCGTGGGTTGGCAAAATCTTTCGCAGCTTCAATTTTATTAATTTCTGCTAGCACTTTTGGATCCATTTGTTTGGCTAATACTTCGTCAGCATATCTACCATATTCAGGACAACTCGACATCATATTGGAAATAATCAGACCTTTCATATTGTGTTGGTACTTCAACGTATATTCCATTGCTAAAATTCCACCCCAAGAATGTCCTAATACATAAAAATTTGATTCGTCTAAATGCAACGCTTTTCTAACTTGTTCTACTTCTTCGACGTAACGTCCCAAATCCCAAAGCGCAGCGTCATTTGGATTATCTGAGTTACCGCAACCCAATTGATCATAATAAATTATTTCAATTCCTTCAGCAGGCAGAAAATTTTCAAAACACTCAAAATATTCGTGTGTAGCTCCAGGTCCACCATTAAGAAGCAATAATTTAATTTTCGGATTGTTACCAATACGTTTTGTCCAAACATTAAATGTTCCTTTTGAAGTAGTGATTGGAATTACTTTTACACCACCATTTTGAATACTATCGTTTGACTTTTCAAAATATACAGACGAATTTTCTGAGACAATTTTTTGACAAGAAACAAAAAACGAAAGAAGTACAACTAAAAAAAATGTAGCAAATGTTTTCATAGACTAAAAATTGAGTTTATAATATTTCTTCAATATGTTTCTTGATATTTTCGGCGATTTTTTTAGTGGGTAAATCATTAGCATCTTGACCAAAAGGATCTTCGATTTCTTCTGCAATTAATTCTAAACTTGCCAATACATAGAAAATAAAAACTACTACTGGAATTACAAAATATCCTAAACTAAATACATAACCAAAAGGCAATGTTAAAACATAAATAAAGATAAACTTCTTTATGAAAGCACTATATGAATAGGGTATAGGCGTATTTTTTATTCGTTCGCAAGCACCACATATGTCGGTAAACGATTGTAATTCGCTATTAATTATAATTAGTTGGTCTCCCGTTATTTTCTCAGAAAGATACAAACTATTTACTTTCACGAATAATTTATTGGCTACTTGATTGGGACGGTGTTTGTGGTGGTCAATTTCTAAATCGACATCATCAAATAATTGTTTCCCTGTATCGCTATCATTTAAATGTTTTCTTAGAATAGTAGCATAATGCGGAATCATTTTTTTAAAAAATTCACGATCATTGTCATCCACTAACATAGCGTTAAGTTTTATTGCTAAATTACGGGAACTGTTCACTAATCCTCCCCATAATTTCCTTCCTTCCCACCAACGATCGTAAGCAGTATTGGTTCTGTAAGCTAACAATAATGAAATAACAAAACCCAACATTCCATGCATCATAGAAATATTCTTCACATGACTATCATCAGGTAAGTGCCAATATTCAATTTCAAGATAAGCGATAATTCCTGAATAAATTCCAATAATAATCATAATTGGAATTAATTTCCTGAAAGTGTCTGCTTTGCTAAAATGAAAAATAAAGCTAAACCAATCTTTTGGGTTGTATGAAGTCATGAAAATAGATTAGTCTAAGTTAATTATACCTGCTAATTCTTTTAGTACTATCTCTGATAATTTAGCTTGAAATTGTGCATTACTATTTCTCACTTTAGCATTCACATAATTCAATTGTGCAGTTCTGAACTCTAAAGTTGTAATTGTTCCAATCTTGAATTTATCTAATGTAATATCTAAATTTTGTTTAGCGTATATTTCATTTTTATTTTCAATTACAACTAATTGATTGTTGGTTAAGTAGGTTTGATAAGCTGCGTTTAGCTGAGCTTGCAACTCTAACCTTTGTGAATTTAATGTAAGTTTAGAATTGTCTAACATTATCTTAGCAATCTTTTCATTTCTATTTTGATTCCAACCATTAAACAAATTGAGAGCAGCGTTAAATCCATAATTAAAACCTCTTGCCGATGTTGCTGCAGCAAAACCA from the Flavobacterium ammonificans genome contains:
- the lon gene encoding endopeptidase La yields the protein MSNHKILTIDNLSLQEFDSEAELIPLLTPEDEEEMNNELLPDSLPILPLRNMVLFPGVVIPITAGRDKSIKLINDANASGKNIGVVAQKNEEDEDPTKDDIHTVGTVARILRVLKMPDGNITIILQGKKRFEIAEVVSEEPYITAKVKEVPEKRPKKNDTEFNAIIDSLKELAVKIIQESPNLPSEATFAIKNIESKSFLVNFVSSNMNLSVKEKQDLLKINDLKDRALETLRFMNVELQKLELKNDIQSKVRFDLDQQQREYFLHQQMKTIQEELGGVSHEEEFDEMSQRAKTKKWDETTQKHFEKELSKLRRMNPQAPDFSIQRNYLDLFLDLPWNEFSEDNFDLKRAQKILDRDHFGLEEVKKRMIEHLAVLKLRNDMKSPIICLTGPPGVGKTSIGRSIAEALGRKYVRISLGGLRDEAEIRGHRKTYIGALPGRIIQSLKKAGTSNPVFVLDEIDKLSNSHSGDPSSALLEVLDPEQNNSFYDNFLEMGYDLSKVMFIATSNNMATIQPALRDRMEVIKMSGYTIEEKVEIARQHLFPRQLREHGLTSKELTIGKKQLEKIVEGYTRESGVRGLENKLAQVIRNAAKSVAMEEEYNKKVTDEDILKVLGVPRLERDKYESNDVAGVVTGLAWTSVGGDILFIESLLSPGKGTMTITGNLGTVMKESATIALEFIKANAQALGLNSDILNKFNIHLHVPEGATPKDGPSAGIAMLTSLVSLFSQKRVKKNLAMTGEITLRGKVLPVGGIKEKILAAKRANIKEIILCHENKRDIDEIKPEYLDGLTFHYVKEMSEVLQIAITDQKVKNAKKLD
- the cmk gene encoding (d)CMP kinase; the protein is MTKKITIAIDGFSSTGKSTLAKQLAKHLGYIYVDTGAMYRAVAFFAMQNNLISSDSFNKVELVNQLKDIILEFKFNTDLGFAEMYLNGDNVEKAIRTIEVSGFVSKVAEVSEVRAKLVEQQQEMGKNKAIVMDGRDIGTVVFPDAELKVFMTASASTRAQRRYDELLQKGDVVTYEEVLKNVEERDYIDTHREDSPLVMASDAVEIDNSYLNREEQFQAVLDLVNNIIKED
- a CDS encoding nucleoside permease, which translates into the protein MSIKFRLTVMSFLQFFVWGAWLITIGTYCFNAKGWTGAEFGAIFSTLGLSSLFMPAITGIIADKWLNAEKLYGILHILYGIILIYVPKVDDPNVLYYVIFGAMICYMPTISLSNSIAYTILKNNKYDVVKVFPPIRVWGTIGFIAAMWLTNIFSSPNPPSFIHDFGLSVGNGIASLLDSPVTANQFYFAAFFAIVLGIYSFTLPQCPPQRLISKDASFTEQLGLNAFKLFSNSKMALFLLFSMFLGAALQLTNMYGDAYLNDFKNFPEYKDSIVVSSSTIIMSISQISETVFILAIPFFLKRFGIKQVMLFSMIAWVLRFGLFAYGDPAEGLWMIIVSCIVYGMAFDFFNISGSLFVETTTDSSIRSSAQGLFMMMTNGVGAFLGSYVSGLVIDNYYTQNGIKDWHNIWIAFSIYSLIIGLTFAIFFKHKHNPAELEQVEH
- the rpsA gene encoding 30S ribosomal protein S1, with protein sequence MSEQLKSQEEFLANFNWHNFQEGIDAVDEKNLQEFEALVSKTFIATDQEEVVEGVVVRITDRDVIVDINAKSEGVISLNEFRYNPNLKVGDKVEVLIDIREDKTGQLVLSHRKARTIKSWDRVISANETGEIVTGFVKCRTKGGMIVDVFGIEAFLPGSQIDVKPIRDYDVYVNKNMEFKVVKINHEFKNVVVSHKALIEADIEVQKKEIIGQLQKGQVLEGVVKNITSYGVFIDLGGVDGLIHITDLSWSRINHPSEVLELDQKLNVVILDFDDEKTRIQLGLKQLNAHPWDALDANLAVGDKVKGKVVVIADYGAFIEVAEGVEGLIHVSEMSWSTHLRSAQDFVKVGDIVEGVILTLDRDDRKMSLGIKQLTQDPWTDITSKYPVGSKHSGTVRNFTNFGIFVELEEGIDGLIYISDLSWTKKIKHPSEFVNVGEKLDVVVLELDVDGRKLSLGHKQTTANPWDQYEDSFAVGTIHNGAIAEIVDKGATVEFGDDIVAFIPTRHLEKEDGKKLKKGETADFKVIEFNKEFKRVVASHTAIFREEEEKNVRTVSENTSSASTNNAPAATLGDNNDVLAALKAKMEKTEKK
- the pheT gene encoding phenylalanine--tRNA ligase subunit beta, encoding MKISYNWLKQFIKIDWQSEETAALLTDLGLEVEMVEKYQSVKGGLEGIVVGHVLTCIPHPDADRLKITTVDLGDGAPVQIVCGASNVAAGQKVPVATIGTILYDKEGESFTIKKGKIRGQESHGMICAEDEIGLGNSHDGIMVLDESLQPGTPAATVFKIENDQVFEIGLTPNRADAMSHLGTARDLRAGMLQSGVNVELITPSVTNFRVDKRTLKIDIDVKENKLVPRYCGLTISGITVKPSPTWLQNRLKAIGLNPKNNIVDVTNYVLHELGQPLHAFDADKINGKIIVKTLASGTKFTTLDDVERSLHEEDIMICDENGPLCIAGVFGGKESGVSESTTSIFLESAYFNPVSVRKTAKRHQLNTDASFRFERGIDPAITDYALKRAALLIQEVAGGEITSDLIDVYPKKIEDFSVFLNFNKVAKIIGQEIPKDIIKKILVSLDIKINSVTDSGLGLTIPAYRVDVQREIDVVEEILRVYGYNNIQFSNKVNATVSNSPRTEDYKIQNVVATQLNSQGFHEMMANSLTTANYVQLSEMLQEEHNVTMLNPLSSDLATMRQSLLFSGLEAISYNINRKNTDLKLFEFGKTYHNYPSGYEEIKHLTLFLTGNRNQESWTTSQRPTDFFLFKGYVNAVLERLGIQKTQIQPLTSDIFSEGIALSIGRDAVVEIGVVKKSILKSFGIKQEVFYADFNWATILKLISNKIKFSEIPKYPEVRRDLALLIDNGVTYESIYKIAKQTEKEVLKNIDLFDVYQGDNLSEGKKSYALSFILQDNSKTLTDEQIDKIMNKLQKNFETELGAVLR
- a CDS encoding proline iminopeptidase-family hydrolase, translated to MKTFATFFLVVLLSFFVSCQKIVSENSSVYFEKSNDSIQNGGVKVIPITTSKGTFNVWTKRIGNNPKIKLLLLNGGPGATHEYFECFENFLPAEGIEIIYYDQLGCGNSDNPNDAALWDLGRYVEEVEQVRKALHLDESNFYVLGHSWGGILAMEYTLKYQHNMKGLIISNMMSSCPEYGRYADEVLAKQMDPKVLAEINKIEAAKDFANPRYMELLIPNFYEKHILRFPSKDWPEPVNRSFAKMNQSLYVTMQGPSEFGISGKLEKWDRKSDLKKITIPTLVIGAKYDTMDPNHMSAMSKLVQNGTYLFCSKGSHMAFYDDQKTYFKGLIAFLNKSN
- a CDS encoding bestrophin family protein, whose amino-acid sequence is MTSYNPKDWFSFIFHFSKADTFRKLIPIMIIIGIYSGIIAYLEIEYWHLPDDSHVKNISMMHGMLGFVISLLLAYRTNTAYDRWWEGRKLWGGLVNSSRNLAIKLNAMLVDDNDREFFKKMIPHYATILRKHLNDSDTGKQLFDDVDLEIDHHKHRPNQVANKLFVKVNSLYLSEKITGDQLIIINSELQSFTDICGACERIKNTPIPYSYSAFIKKFIFIYVLTLPFGYVFSLGYFVIPVVVFIFYVLASLELIAEEIEDPFGQDANDLPTKKIAENIKKHIEEIL